CCCACCTCAGGGATGACCTCCTTGCTGTCGTCCAGTTCCAGCCTTCTGCTCCCCAGCAAGGTGCTGATGCCATCCTCCTCCAGTGCCGGGGACAGCCTGGGCAAGCCGCAGTCTGTGCTGGGCACTGTGCTGACGTCATCGGACACCCAGCAGCCCATGGTGGTGCAGCAGATGGCCACCTGTGAAGGGCAGCAGCCTGTGCTGGTGCGGCAGGTGTCCTCCACTGACTCCTCGCAGCCCATGATTGTCAAGCAGGTTGGGGCAACCACCAGTGCTGCCAGGATTGCAGGGGTGGGCACCCAGAGCCCCATCTTCCGCATCATGTCTTCAGGGGCCAAAACCCTTCAGGTGGGTTTATTTCTACCAAGGGTCGATTGATTTGACTGTCATGGAAAGAGAAATAAGAGTTGTATTGCAGTCTGTGGacacgcttttctttttttttttttctttttgtgccacATATGTGTGCAAATGCTTCTTTACCATGTTGCATGTGCTGGCTGCTGACAGAAATGATTGTCATGTAATTATATTTTTTTGGTGCTGATCAGTGAAGACCTTGTGCATGGGATGAAAATTGCCCAGAATAAACTTCAGTCTGCACCATGTTTGCTTCTTCTCTGGTTTTGAATCTGTAGGCATTTTGATttcccctttttctccccctATTTATGTGCAGATCTATGacgtaatgtatgtgtgtgtgtgtgtacttgaaagCTCCTTGAAATTTTCTTGAATTTTGTTATTAGCTGTTAGTATGAACCCTGTATGTGTAGGCAcatgagtgtttttgtgtgtttgcagatGAAGCCTGTGGGTACTGGCACTCAGGGTAGACGTGTGGTGATGCTGACCCAGCCTGGCAGCAGTCGAGGCATCAACATTGTTCACCCTGCACCTTCCATCTCCACTTCCCCAGCCACCCCAGTCAAGTACCAGCTGATGACCAAAGCAGACGGTACTCGCATTCTGACCCAGATCGCCCCCTCTTCTCCGACTCCTGGCCCTTCATCCAGTTCTGTGAGAGTGGCCTtggaaggaggtgaggggggcacACGTCTGGTCAGCATTTCTTCTCCATCCCGGACTGTGCAGACTGGGGCAGATGCTGTCAGCTTTCCGTCATCATCCCTAACCACCAGCCTGTCCTCCGTCAGCTCCATGGTGGGCACACCTTTATTGGAGGCTCGCAGCAGCAACATTCGGGCCGCCATTGTAGATTCAGTCATGACTTCGGGCCATTCCTCAACCAGCCCCATCATCATCTCTCCTCCTGCTGGGTCTGAAGCTAAAGCTGTCACTGTGGTCAGTTCTTCCAGTGCCAAAATGGCTCTCGATTCTGTGGTGCAGTCCACTGGCCAAAGTGGTTCTGCTGACAGCACACCCTCTGATTCTGAGGCGAGAAGTTCCGGTCCTTTGCTAGACATTCGGCATCACCTCACCTATCGCTCAGAACCTGTCACTGGCACTCCTGAGCCGGTCAAAGAGCCAGAGCCTGTTGAAGAAGAGGATGTTTCTGAAAATGAAGCTGACCTGGATTTGGTGGGCATGGCAGACACAGACTGGAAACAGTCCCAGCCCCGGGAGCCCAAACAAGCCACCATCCTCCCTCGGGCATCAAAACGGGGTCGGGGACGAGGTGGGCGTGGGAGAGGCCGAGGTCGGGGTAGGGGCCGAGGACGAGGCCGTGGAATTGTAATAACCAAGATAGCTCCTGGACTTTTAGCGCAAGAGGAAATGTTGCCCAACCCCACATCTGTAAGGACTGTGTCTGTTGTGCAGGATGCAGGGGGTTTGCCCCCTGCCACCTTCCCATCCTCTGAAGTTGCTTCAGCGGACAGTCAGGACAACACCGAcagctcctcctcccttcttcaggAAACCCCAGCCTCGGAAGTAGTGTCTGAAGAATCAGTTGACATTGAGATGAGTGACAGCGGTCAGAATGTTAACTTTGATGACAGCCCTCAGAAATCGTCAGACGTTGAAACGCCCAGTGCCAGTGTCGTGACAGAGGCAGTCCAGTCTATAGAGCTAGGATCTGGAGACAGCTTGTACGCCTCCTCCCAGGTGGAGCAGGACCAGTTTGAAGGTGCCCCTAGTTACGAGGAAGCTCAGGACATGTCCATGGAGGTGGTGGAGCAAGAGGTGGTGACTTCTGACTTGCAGCTGGTGGAACAGGAGGTGACTGTAGGAGAAGAGGTGGTAGAGTCTGCCGCTGCCAGTGAAGAGCTGGTTCAAATGCAGTCTCTGGAAACATTTGAGGCCACAGAAGAGGACATGGGCCAGGTGTCACAGGAAGACCCTGCTGCCACTGTCACAGCCAAAAGAGGAAGGAGACGCAAGTCAGGAGGTCAGAGTCCTCGGAGAAGCAGAAAATCCTCGGGTTCTTCAGGTCAGAgcccaagaggaagaaggagaacatCGGCTAGTGCAGATGAGGCTAGTCAAGGTTTTGGAGCAGAAAACATGGAAGTTGAAGAAAGTTCATCCTTGAAATTGAGCCCTTTGTCAAGTCCTTTTACCTCCCCTGTGAGGAGCAGCCCGCAAAAATCCCCTGTTGCTTCACCCTCAAGAAGTCCCTTCAAATCCCCAGGGATGTGGGCAGGAGGAGAGAGTCCACACGCATCTCCAGCGCAGTCCCCTGTGAAAGATAGTCCACACAAATCCCCCTATGCCTCCCCAACAAGAAGATCCCCGTACTCTTCCCCAACTCGGAAGTCTCCGTACACCTCCCCTACAAGAGGCCCCTCCACCAAGTCTCCCCATGCATCGCCAACAAGAGCGTTGGCCCAGTCCCCAGGACCAGCAAGTCCTGTCAAGTCTCCTGTTGCTTCACCACAGCAAGCCCAGCTTCCTGACCCAGACAGCATGCAGGTACCGGTGAGAGAAATTGCTGCAGAAGTAGGGGGCAGTCCGGAACAACATGAAGAGCTGACTGCCATCCCGGAGGAAGAGGACATGGTGGAGGAACCAGTACCCAGCAGTGCCAAGGAAGAGAAAGAACCTGCAACATTACAGCCAGAGGAAATTGTTCCGCCTCCGAAAAAGAGGGGTCGGAAGCGACAGCCCCCACGCAGGGGCAGAAAGCAGGCTGAGAGCAAGGAGGTGATTCCATTTGGGGAACCTGAAGAAGTGGCTCTGGTGTCTCTTGAGAGTCCTCAGCAGACTTTGAATACAGCTGATGATGGTAGTTGTTCAGAAAGAGACCCAACAGAAAGAATAGTTACAGTACCATCTCCGTTGAAGTCTGCCGGAGCAACTGAATTGCACATGGTTGAAGTGAATTTGTCCAGTGCAGTGGAGTCCTCAGACCTTACTGTGTCCTCAGATATAGTGACATCAGCACACCTGGAGTCATCATCAGACATTCCTTCTTCCATCCAGTTTGTGGATTCAGTGGAGGACAGGGCAGATGAAGGAGATGTGTTAGCCCCAGGGGAGGCACAGCATGTGGCTCCACCAGAACCCAGATCAGGTTCACAGCAGGAAGACGAGGAGGCACAGAGAGCGGTGCCTCCAGAAGATAATGCCATTGACCAGGAAGAGGAGGCAGAAAGAATGGAAATTGTGCaggctcagtctgtctgtcaggaaGAAGGTGAAGAACCTGCTGTAGAGACCTTGGTTGGCACAGCCCTGAAAGGAAGGAAGCGCCGTGGACGCAAGGGGAAGGGCAGAGGACGAAAAGTGGAGGTGGATGTGGAAGTGGAATCACCTGTCAAGGAACAGAAACAGGAGGGTGTGACCATGGATGCTGAAACAACAGAGGAGGCTGAAGCAAGAATGTCTGAAGACGAAAGAATGTTGCAAGACGTGGAGACTGGCACTCAGGTAACTGAAGAACCACTTCTGGATTCTTCCATTGAGAAAGATGCTCTTCAGTCAGAATCGCCCCTGCCTGTTGTTCCTGTATCAGGAAAAAGGAAGCGAGGACGCCCTCCAAAGAAAAAGGCAGTGAAGAACGAGGCTGAACTAAATGTAGTTGCTGAGGCTTCCACAGAAAATGTGCAACCAACCTCAACAGAAACCATCATTACTTCTGGTGGTCTTGCCACGGCTGAGGATGGAACGATTGTATCAGACCTGCGTGCTAGTATTGAGACCCCAATAGCTGACACAGCAGAAATGACGGCAATACAAGGGAGAGGGAAGCCGCTTTCGCCAGCCTCATCTGCACGCAGAAAAAGTGGAGAACCCGTGATCGAAGAGGACATTCAGGAAGAAACACCTGCACTGGAAGAGGTGCCACCAGTGCCTGCACAGAGAGAGGATGTGGTCACTGATGTGTCGGAGAGTGCAGGTGAACCGCAGCAGGCTTTGGATGAAGCTGGGCCTGGTAATGAGTTGGGCTCACTAAGTGATGCGGAGCCATCCACATCAACCACTGTCACGCCAGTTGCTGCACAAGGGAAACACAAAAGGAGCCGCCGACCCAAAAAGAGGCGACAACCTGTGGTAAAGGAGAAGAGCTTAGCTCCTGCTGTGGAGACGGCTGAGGACATCGATGAACCTCCGACAGGAACAGATGTTGATCTTGGTGACAGACTGGATGATTgggcagaagaagaaagcaagccGGTGTTTGttgaagaagaggcagaaagTATGGAGACGAGTGAAAGGGAAGGTGCAGAAGCTGTTGAGACAGTACAGGCTGTAGAGGAAGTGACGGAGGCCATGGATATAGAGCAGGAGGAGAGTAAGGACAACACTGTCACCAGTGGGCAAGTCACATTGCTTGGACTGGATCAGCATGTTTCAGATACATTGGTCCAAGAAGAGGCCACAGGGGTTGCTAGCAATGTGTCTGCGGATGTTGAAGCATCAGTATCTGTTCAGGCAGAAGCAGAATTGTCTGCAAGTGAAGAGCCAGCTGTTCCCAGGAAGAGACGTGGACGGCCtcccaaaaagaagaaagatgagcaCAAAAAGATGGCACAAGCAACAGTTGCTGAAGCAGAGGCCATAGTGAGTGACGTTGATGCCAGCAAACAGCAGGAAGAACGACAGGATGATTCTATGGTAGCAGAAGAGAGAAGTGAAATGGAAAGGAGTGTGGATAATGTGAATGATTCAGTTCAAGAATTAGGTGAAAAGACGGATGGCATCCCTGTTGGTACTCTGTCTGTAAGTACTACTGAAACTCCTCTGGAAAAGGAAGTATCCCCATCAAATGACTTGGCACCAGCACAAAGAAAAAGAGGCCGTCCGCCAAAATCGGCAAAGAAAGCCAGCAAAGAAAATACCACCGAGAGAGTGAAACCAGAGGCACTGACTGGTGGTCAGGAAGAACATGCCAAGCCAGATGAACTGGAACCAAAAGACGAAGCTGGAGAAGGGGAAATGGAAGTAGCTCCGAGTTCAGATACAGCCCCTGCAACCTCTGGCAAAAAGCAGAGGGTCAGCAGAAAGAAAAGCCTTGGCAAAGCAGCTGGAGAGGTGTCAGTGAGAGACGATGTTGCAGCCACTAGGAGGCGGGTTGCTGCTGCGTCCAAAGCAACCCCATCCCCTCTGAAAACACCAAATAGAACAGTAGGTCACAGTCTTGGTGAAGGGTCTCGTCAAGTCAGAGACAATATCTTTGACATAATGAATGAAGTCAGCCCATCTTCCAGAGAAAGACTAGCAGAGAAAGTGCCTCAGAAATCTCCAAAAGGAAAAGCCAGCAAAGAATCACCCAGAATGAGATCCCCCAAGAGTGCTGGCAGGAAAGGGAAATCCTCTTCAGACTTTGAGCAGGCAGTGGTAAGGCGCAGGAGTTACCCTGTAACTCAGCACACCCCTGTCCCTTCCACCAGCTTTGCTTCTCAGAGTAGTGAAAAGCTTTCAAGACAGAAAGCAGTTGCTTCCCGAAGCAGGTCTAATTCCCAGGAGGCAGTGGTGATTCGAAGGCGTCCTCGACCCCTGGCCTCTCCGGATGTTTTAGCTCCCCCTCTGGCTTCTCATATCTCCCCAGTGAGACCAGCGGTGCAGAACGACTACTCAGAGGGATACTGCTCCGTGCTCATCAAACGGAGGAGGCCTGCGGACTGGAGCACAAGTTCTGACCAAAGGCAACGGGAATCTTTTCACTCGGAGCAATTCTCAAGGATCCGGGTTTCACAGAACAGTGTGAGTGGTGCCGGTGACAGTGGTAGGCATTCCAAGACCACCTCAGTAGTCTCAGCAGTGCTGGACAGTTCTGCAGAAGCAGCCACGGTTACAGATGCTCAAGGTGACATGTCTGTTTCTGCACACAATGAAACTGTTTGTGCCGCACTTGAGGTTGGTGAGGATAGTTCAGTGGACAGTTCTGTGTCGAAGGAAGACCCTTCCAGTGCAACACTGTTTAGCAAGGTGTCTCAGTCAGGTAAGAAGTCCAGGACTAAAGGGCATGTCAAAGAATCAGACATTTCAGTGAAAGACCTCGTGGCAgaagacagcacagacagtgtTGAGAATCAAACGACCAGTGTAAATAGGCAAAGTGCAGTTTCTGCAGATGAGGTGGattcagtgacagacagtgaagatCAAACAAAACTTGCCATCTCACCCCTACCCATTAGTCATTCTGACACTTACTTACCAGTGTCTGAGGCCAAGAATGAAGTGTCATCCTCCATCCGACGTTCCTCCCGACCTGTGGTACCATCACAACGTATGAGAGAATCAGGCATTTTGAAACGAAGGTTATCTGGTGCTGATTCATACGAACCCAGCCCAAAGAAAAATCGGACGGTGGAGTAGTGTGTGTATTTCACATGTCTATCAGTGCGTGTACatcagttcagtttcactttcagttcacAGTATTTTTTGtaggatttcttctttttttttctttcttttttttttttttttttttgtatgtgtgtttgtgtcgccTATACTAACACTGTAATTGCATCTGCATTTCATCAGTATGTTTAGGAAATAATATTTTCTTATGACTAATTTAATgccaattttattttgttttgattttctatGATAATTGAAGTCCACACTGAAAAAGGAAGAATGACACCATTACTTGATTATCAAGTTTTGCTGGGTTCTTGTAAtaggaaaaccaaactgaaaaaGACTACTTAATATACTAAAATTCTCACACTCAAGGCATTgagtgtttttattgtttttgttgttgttgttgttgttttcaatgttttttAAGCAGAACTTTGGCTGGTGGGTAGCAGATGGTATGATAACCCAGTGTTATGAGGAAACGATTATATACGCAACATCATGAGTCCAGACTGGCAGGAGATCAAATCgagtgatgaaggaggagaacaaTAAATTATTAATGTAGTACAGTTCAAGAAACATGCCTGCATGAAGACCTTTGGAACATGGGTCAGACATAAAAGAAAGAGCACAgtgtctgttttgttcttttgttggcACATGAGAGCTGAGGAGCAGAACTGCTGGCTTCCGCTTTTTTCCATTTTCACCTGTCGTACAGAATGACAGCTTGAAGTTGAAATGTGGAGTTAATGTTGAAATCGTTCACATTTGTACAGTACTGTATCAGTATCTTGGCATGTTGAGTTCTTAGCTTTGTTATGTTTTTATGTGTATTGCTTTGTACATGTACTCTTTTATTGGTAAGGGATCTGCTCTTCAGCTGTCCATTAATAGAACATTTCATGTAGGTTCCCCTTGGTTGTACATATTTGTTCATATTACCAAGCTCTCTGTTAAGCTAGGGAAGTATTTGTTGGAACCATCACCACTCCAGTCATTGCTGTGTTTAGAGTCTTTGGATGGGATCTGCTGGAAGCCTGTGGCAACTGACAGGTGTCCTGTGACATCACATGGCATGTCAGTAGAAGTCAAAGAGTTAGTTGAAACAGAAGGCATAGTTTATGATCACATATTTAATATCTGGGTCAAAATCACTGAATGCCCTCAGTTAATTTGAGGAATTATTTTCTAAGCAAAGCTGTCTTTCGCTGTTTGTAATGTTCAgatttgttttattctatgtTTGTGAACCAAAGAACGCTTGAGGCAGCATGAGAGTTGTGCAAGAAAACTTCTTGACCAGCATTAGGGTTTCACCATGTGAAGTTGACAGGTCTGCCATTCACTCTCAGACCATGTGTTTCACAGATCATGCTTGGCAAATGGATTGTGGTTTTTTGCTGAAAGTGTCATCATTTGTCAGGGTTACGTAATCTTCATAAGCACTAGAAACAGTATTTTACCCTTAACATTGATTAAATTGGAAATGATTTTTCTGACTGTGTGATAAAAAGTCCGTTTTTCAGCTTCTCTTTCCATATCACAGTTCAGTTGTTTTTAACTA
This portion of the Babylonia areolata isolate BAREFJ2019XMU chromosome 16, ASM4173473v1, whole genome shotgun sequence genome encodes:
- the LOC143291277 gene encoding uncharacterized protein LOC143291277 isoform X2, with translation MVPEGGRKQLCGKCAEAGRESKLRLYQIHINEAILMCEHAECTFSLTTSCIVTREFGSVKRLRRKLPAAYRSLPPSPSLSHSSGSSGNGTELGFSRSSSPLSHTVSDSCLVRRGHHSVSSDLSLLASESADDCYSHYEHQTAQVFKASEADNLSELLAGLEDVDFTCEPSNCEPEPGQFSNALEDLIDMDGDDFVPLDKGDNLGGGPARRQPGEQGSGDALANGSGEQGLEVVIQPQGEKTFPAFIGGMETQNVDQAVSSSTASFEGGEGEQKIHACGSGDGSTQHVSESFAVSDSDPHQSLTEGEAEMTQQYVVTEGSSYSQTTVTDPCTSSQNTDVGTGLPVSEEGYVTVSHSGEASEMVYEESVQYPTESEDHFHISQESHMAYSGGEQEQVDSSSHLSTTGQIASSEMVLSGAVAESSSAFDECSDVGYGVAADQSEGTVPVAGVGASMQLEESSGEADTVSTTVQSASTERCDYEAESLDSSSQPELYDREAAYRADDEQGAVVEEAATVQTHGDQPQVQFAESETSGIDRSSQLAAEILSSMPHKTTGVISQSSDQPFSQFSDRYSEIQAEYSEEAMETSFKEEVAQHYPVVSHEGSQEYEEVLNEDIEEGSVTDSVAETVSQVHGEVEEVSSTGFHSSSVPRTTSERDPSAYADDSFSMEVESKGTTGTAESVHMQGSEIPDSEKHSQLEEYQDVPTETGTVQTFQYAQAEYQDSAESCQAHSSSEHVQHGDYQSDQPQQQIVGYGVAHATEVQAEEYQVEEHVEQVEHVEQVEEHVEQVEELVEQVQPGVHSTNEAPEVYDQAEYQIVHSSEVVPSEEGVTSQADDLVHSQQYQVVQPSDSLQSAQYEVHPTDQIVQPEHYQIGQSGDYTQGQEYEVAQPQEQEYQVVQSTESGGQEPEYQAVQTSEHGQDEQYNVQSTEHQDPEYQVVQAPEHQDSEYQTVQSSETVHAGNYQEVQAHEHGLSEYQVVQPGEHGQHEQLQEFQSSEHAESSADYQTIQEQHVQEETVGAYQPVEYMNVGDMGEQSQQDVEHFIVDAGQSGPEDAEQQEVPASFQQQVVTSDQFQVVGEQVSVGEESETQPVEMSEEVVGESSMEVDTSVHADMLAAASEIAGVTSSETVGEGMGSQETEAGSDSENEEFVPVAIETRRVAALESEKEAEGVTSGMEQMAVREGAEEQEEGMPAQEESTEGQAEEGVPPPEETGQSQIRLITAQGQTIRTIPASVLQQLQQASSSGQVLSGSSVAALLQRHLTQQPTGASILQPKQTSLLLPQQTSLLQQTSAQQTSLLQTSSLLQQPQPASLLPQQTSLLQQPQQTSLLQQPQQTSLLQQPQQTSLLQQTSLLQPTQATSLLHPQQQGSASSMLQAASSLLKQGQSLLAPQQALTGAQQQTTTTTQQQTPQPPAGTQPMDPPLARILQDVEATAVGAQVVNLFVQWQNVDALCWLDVLLCPLVHSPTLTALMTPQRLKELEGTILCTLVKAYRQAQSMLEALLTRSAQQESQSQSSTAAPYGIVNKANIADIGQAVGVLYTARENIWKTMQPRLRCEKGKHDSPVFAMPLLVRENPEMKRIFTLRYRLVFACEACGYTQDDKHHKIMPSLPEVPDDFSMAEPCFVRPCFQCQAPDQRMRMIFEDVQDFFLLHFVNGIPHNRFHELNFSFGDSDYTVTSVVQYKRNPDHFISWIRNAPDHSWMECDDLKSVLTRFTPGQPCIPPSQVHIVMWERNVTPGHARRFINTPHTNLLASLVLTVQYPSSASSTATTGAAAGTTPASTVTSSSAPTTPVQRIVYPPAPTRGRGRGRGRGRGRGQSPHTTNIIRRPGVAASTTAAKQLIYTMGTSGLTSQAPSQGSSQRIVVLKSSTGGLQAVNPAQLTPAILEVLKKQGLNMGSLKGTIVVSQSAQGGVTQTVPLSSLIAKPAASSAAVSAEPESTQSSEASEAVASLVSSMEDEGGSTLVSSSSPAPTSTATVQYQTAPTNTVQFQTTPTSGMTSLLSSSSSLLLPSKVLMPSSSSAGDSLGKPQSVLGTVLTSSDTQQPMVVQQMATCEGQQPVLVRQVSSTDSSQPMIVKQVGATTSAARIAGVGTQSPIFRIMSSGAKTLQMKPVGTGTQGRRVVMLTQPGSSRGINIVHPAPSISTSPATPVKYQLMTKADGTRILTQIAPSSPTPGPSSSSVRVALEGGEGGTRLVSISSPSRTVQTGADAVSFPSSSLTTSLSSVSSMVGTPLLEARSSNIRAAIVDSVMTSGHSSTSPIIISPPAGSEAKAVTVVSSSSAKMALDSVVQSTGQSGSADSTPSDSEARSSGPLLDIRHHLTYRSEPVTGTPEPVKEPEPVEEEDVSENEADLDLVGMADTDWKQSQPREPKQATILPRASKRGRGRGGRGRGRGRGRGRGRGRGIVITKIAPGLLAQEEMLPNPTSVRTVSVVQDAGGLPPATFPSSEVASADSQDNTDSSSSLLQETPASEVVSEESVDIEMSDSGQNVNFDDSPQKSSDVETPSASVVTEAVQSIELGSGDSLYASSQVEQDQFEGAPSYEEAQDMSMEVVEQEVVTSDLQLVEQEVTVGEEVVESAAASEELVQMQSLETFEATEEDMGQVSQEDPAATVTAKRGRRRKSGGQSPRRSRKSSGSSGQSPRGRRRTSASADEASQGFGAENMEVEESSSLKLSPLSSPFTSPVRSSPQKSPVASPSRSPFKSPGMWAGGESPHASPAQSPVKDSPHKSPYASPTRRSPYSSPTRKSPYTSPTRGPSTKSPHASPTRALAQSPGPASPVKSPVASPQQAQLPDPDSMQVPVREIAAEVGGSPEQHEELTAIPEEEDMVEEPVPSSAKEEKEPATLQPEEIVPPPKKRGRKRQPPRRGRKQAESKEVIPFGEPEEVALVSLESPQQTLNTADDGSCSERDPTERIVTVPSPLKSAGATELHMVEVNLSSAVESSDLTVSSDIVTSAHLESSSDIPSSIQFVDSVEDRADEGDVLAPGEAQHVAPPEPRSGSQQEDEEAQRAVPPEDNAIDQEEEAERMEIVQAQSVCQEEGEEPAVETLVGTALKGRKRRGRKGKGRGRKVEVDVEVESPVKEQKQEGVTMDAETTEEAEARMSEDERMLQDVETGTQVTEEPLLDSSIEKDALQSESPLPVVPVSGKRKRGRPPKKKAVKNEAELNVVAEASTENVQPTSTETIITSGGLATAEDGTIVSDLRASIETPIADTAEMTAIQGRGKPLSPASSARRKSGEPVIEEDIQEETPALEEVPPVPAQREDVVTDVSESAGEPQQALDEAGPGNELGSLSDAEPSTSTTVTPVAAQGKHKRSRRPKKRRQPVVKEKSLAPAVETAEDIDEPPTGTDVDLGDRLDDWAEEESKPVFVEEEAESMETSEREGAEAVETVQAVEEVTEAMDIEQEESKDNTVTSGQVTLLGLDQHVSDTLVQEEATGVASNVSADVEASVSVQAEAELSASEEPAVPRKRRGRPPKKKKDEHKKMAQATVAEAEAIVSDVDASKQQEERQDDSMVAEERSEMERSVDNVNDSVQELGEKTDGIPVGTLSVSTTETPLEKEVSPSNDLAPAQRKRGRPPKSAKKASKENTTERVKPEALTGGQEEHAKPDELEPKDEAGEGEMEVAPSSDTAPATSGKKQRVSRKKSLGKAAGEVSVRDDVAATRRRVAAASKATPSPLKTPNRTVGHSLGEGSRQVRDNIFDIMNEVSPSSRERLAEKVPQKSPKGKASKESPRMRSPKSAGRKGKSSSDFEQAVVRRRSYPVTQHTPVPSTSFASQSSEKLSRQKAVASRSRSNSQEAVVIRRRPRPLASPDVLAPPLASHISPVRPAVQNDYSEGYCSVLIKRRRPADWSTSSDQRQRESFHSEQFSRIRVSQNSVSGAGDSGRHSKTTSVVSAVLDSSAEAATVTDAQGDMSVSAHNETVCAALEVGEDSSVDSSVSKEDPSSATLFSKVSQSGKKSRTKGHVKESDISVKDLVAEDSTDSVENQTTSVNRQSAVSADEVDSVTDSEDQTKLAISPLPISHSDTYLPVSEAKNEVSSSIRRSSRPVVPSQRMRESGILKRRLSGADSYEPSPKKNRTVE